In Panicum virgatum strain AP13 chromosome 5K, P.virgatum_v5, whole genome shotgun sequence, the genomic window AACGCCTCGTACAGTTCATCAAGTAAATCCACATCAGATCACACACAAGCTAGCTGCAAAAATGGCGTCGACGGTGGCGAGCCTCTCTACCCCGGCGACGGCCTTCGCGGCCGCGGACGTGGACCCGAGGAGGAAGGCCGCCGAAGGCCGCGTCTGGTTCCCCGTGGCGCGCCGCGGCAGCTTCGCGGTGAGGTCGAGCGGGCCGGGGACGCCGCCGGGGATCTCCGACAAGGTGTCGGAGAGCATCAAGAAGGCGGAGGAGACGTGCGCGGACGAGAAGGTCTCCGGGGAgtgcgcggcggcgtgggacgaggtggaggagctcagcGCCGCGGCGAGCCACGCCCGGGACAAGCTCAAGGACAGCAGCGACCCGCTCGAGAACTACTGCAAGGAGAACCCCGAGACCGACGAGTGCCGCATCTACGACAACTAGAGCAAGCCTGCTGTATATATCGATCTGTGTATCAGCAATCAAAGACGTTAAATTTGTTATAGATATAGATAATTAATAAAGGAATAAAGAATATTTGACCGCGGGTCATACATAGACGTCACTACAAGAAATTATTTAATCTATGACAAACAAATTTGTCACAAATTATTAAAAAAACATCATAAAAAGCACCTATGATCGTGACGATTTCGGATAACGTTATGGATTGAGCGTCACAAATTAAATTGAGCGACGTTTTTCTGTAATCATTACAGATTACCACGATATACGACGTTTCTAAACCGTCACAAAACGACCCAAAGCCCATTTAATCTAATCCAAACCTAATATCTATGacaaaaataaacatcacagatgTTATCGTAGATAATGTCACGTGCTCAATCATCAATGATATGGACATTGACGTGGCATCTGACTTGGATGATGAAGTGGCGGCTAACGTGGCTGATGACGTGGTGGCTGACATGGCAGGTGACGTGGCATGTGATGTCAGTCCCACAGTTTAGTTTTGAAAGAGCCCAATTCAGAGTGAGACTAATATCAACCCAACATTCATTATTAGCAAACCAGATTTAGTTTTATACACAGTCCATATATCATATATTGATAGATGCATGAACGACGTGGCGAGAGATGCATGAACAAGCGTGCTCTCGGCACGGAGgaacgaggaggaagaagaagataagaTTGATCTGACCTCTTCCACGCAAAGGAATCTTCACATTCATGCCTACGGAAGAGCTCAGATATAACCGAAAAAATCAAAAGAGTCGCCAGGTAACCAACAATCCTCTCCTAGTGCCTCTGCCCCTTCGCGTGGAGCCGGTGCTTGGAGATGGGCTCATCCTACGTGACTGCCACCTAGGCCCCCGCATGCGCCTTGCATTCCTATTTATGTTCCACTGGAGTCTGAGCGGTAAAAAACAATTGGCagaaacatttttttattttttataagtttatcATCTCTCCCACCTCCTTCGACTCTGACAAGTGAGTCTAGCGGAAGGGTATGGCGGGTCCGATCCAGATGAGAAACGTTTTTAAAAATTTTCGTTCTTTACAATATAGATATAATATGACGACTTTTTTTTGCCTTAAATAATAAGGGTGAGTTTGGTAGGCTCCAGGAACGACTCTTGGAGCAATTTTTGCTGAAGCTGTAtccaaagaaaaaagaatggcTCTTGAGTAGAAGCAGTTGAGGAGCCGTTTTGTTTTTGAATTGGGGAGGTGGAGCCATCCGTGCGGCTCCTACCGTAGGTCTTCCAGTTCATTATGAAAACTAGGAAGAATAGCACGCTTCGCCGCGCCCAACAGGCAGGTAGGAACAGGGTGGAACCCATCGCTTGTCTATTGAAGTTGGCTTGAGTTGGTTCTGCCTTGCGCCTGAAATAATTTAATTTAGACTGTTTACTTCCTACATGATACTACCATATGTTTggaagaaaaaaggaaagagaaaggatatatataagaaAAGTAGAAAAGAGAGAACTGATTGGATAAACTATCATATGCACTAAATGAAGGCCCATTTGGCCAATGCCTGGTCAATACTATGTTGAAGCGTGAACACTGATGACAGTTATGTGCTTAATCTGCTACTTGCTGATCAATTCTTAGAAAATAAGCAATTGTACATTTAGCTTGGATCAGGCCATTTTGCACAGCATATGCATGCAGCTTAGCCAGCAAATGCTTATGCAAGCATGTAGTTTAGTCATTCCAAGATATGTTAAAAACAGAACATACTATCTAATACCAAATATACTGCATGACAGCATCCTGTTTTAAGCCCACAACCATATTATTACATCAAGCTAGCGCCCACAAGAGCTGGAAACATATTGAGTGATAGATATATGGTCGCATTTATCAGACAGCAAGGGAGAAACactggagaaaaaaagaaaatcttcATATTTGCACCAGAGAAGAGCTCCATGCTATTTCTTCTCTTGCCTTCCGTTCCTACCTGAAACCATACAGAGACATAGACACATGGTTGCGGGTATCAGTTAGTAAGGGAGAAACACATGAAAAAGAAGGAACAATCTTTCATATCTGCACCAAAGGAGAGCTCCATCTTATTTCTCCTCTCCTATCCCCTTCCTAGTTTTCTCAAGCATATATAAGTCAGCACATGAGAACCACTGATATGAACAACTACAATACATTACCTTTTTATGGTGGCAAAGATTCAG contains:
- the LOC120706625 gene encoding calvin cycle protein CP12-2, chloroplastic-like produces the protein MASTVASLSTPATAFAAADVDPRRKAAEGRVWFPVARRGSFAVRSSGPGTPPGISDKVSESIKKAEETCADEKVSGECAAAWDEVEELSAAASHARDKLKDSSDPLENYCKENPETDECRIYDN